A region from the Diadema setosum chromosome 13, eeDiaSeto1, whole genome shotgun sequence genome encodes:
- the LOC140236950 gene encoding aldo-keto reductase family 1 member A1-like, translating into MDACVTIASGVSMPLVGLGTWKLKADEIERAIGAALDAGYRHIDCAHVYGNEKEVGVALKNAMKRLGLKREDVFVTSKLWNTFHAKEDVLPTFQQSLNDLQLDYLDLYLMHWPLGFANRDPSIKFPFTGSGDVEYSGVHFVDTWAAMQELVKAGKCRAIGISNFNSKQIDEVIQKSTIPPAVLQVESHPYFPQTELLNFCRERGVVFSAYSPLGCGDRAWRLDGEPDIFDDPKIQKIAQKHGKTVAQVAIRFQVQRGAPVIPKSATPSRIQENIAVFDFELSEDDMAVLSSLPKRRILVPPRKDKDGRPVVDASGLVVPRDGGHPFYPFHEPF; encoded by the exons ATGGATGCTTGTGTGACCATCGCCAGTGGAGTCTCAATGCCCCTGGTCGGGCTAGGCACGTGGAAGCTGAAAGCCGACGAAATTGAGCGGGCGATCGGGGCGGCACTGGACGCCGGCTACAGACACATCGACTGCGCCCACGTCTACGGCAATGAGAAGGAGGTGGGCGTGGCCCTGAAGAATGCAATGAAGAGATTG GGTCTGAAAAGGGAGGACGTTTTCGTCACCAGCAAACTCTGGAATACCTTTCACGCCAAGGAGGACGTCCTTCCGACCTTTCAACAATCTCTCAACGATCTCCAACTCGACTACCTCGACTTATACCTCATGCACTGGCCACTCGGTTTTGC GAATCGAGATCCATCAATCAAATTCCCTTTCACCGGGAGTGGAGACGTCGAATACAGCGGCGTTCACTTCGTCGACACCTGGGCGGCCATGCAGGAGCTGGTAAAGGCGGGAAAGTGCCGCGCCATTGGCATCTCCAACTTCAACAGCAAACAGATCGACGAGGTCATTCAGAAGTCCACCATTCCCCCAGCCGTACTGCAG GTGGAGAGTCACCCTTACTTCCCGCAGACTGAGCTGCTAAATTTTTGCCGCGAGAGGGGTGTGGTTTTTTCAGCATACAGCCCGCTTGGATGCGGGGACAGGGCCTGGAGACTGGATGGCGAACCGGACATCTTCGACGATCCCAAAATCCAGAAGATCGCCCAGAAGCATGGAAAGACTGTCGCTCAAGTTGCCATCCG GTTCCAAGTGCAGAGAGGCGCACCTGTGATTCCAAAGAGCGCCACCCCGTCTCGAATCCAGGAGAACATCGCCGTGTTCGACTTCGAGCTCTCGGAAGACGACATGGCCGTGTTGTCGAGCCTGCCGAAACGCCGCATCTTGGTTCCTCCTCGAAAG GACAAAGACGGCCGGCCAGTAGTGGACGCCTCGGGCCTAGTCGTGCCCCGGGACGGAGGACACCCCTTCTACCCGTTCCACGAGCCGTTCTAG